ATGAGGTTGGTAATTTTTGCAAAGTTTAAGGGTAGTCTGCAGGATTAGAGTCAGGACGCTATGTCTGGTGTGAGAATAATTACATACTCCCTCtaattgtaaatgtaggtcgttttagccttctcaactattctttaaatataaatcattctcaaacttctatgcacttttttctcttttattcccttcttacccttatttaataaatactatcactctcaaaaaaatgagttatctttttcaatgtaaaataaataaagggtaataaggtcatttgatctattttcttaattcttatgtataaatctaaaacgactaacatttgtaatcggagggagtattatttaagtagtagagatagtagaggtttaattttttttttgctgatttCATTCTAATTGAAGGCCATTTGAATTGAAGGCTCCAAGCAGACAAACCGGCAAAAACAGCATCGGTTGCCGTCTTCTCCTTCCATTCTCCTCTATCCGTCCGCCCTTTTACTACCCTGCCCATCGAATTGGTTCGCTACCCTACCCGGCCGCGGCGTGACGTCCCAGCCAAACCAAACCCTAGCCCGCCTCCGGCGATGtcggcgccgccgtcgcctccgcgggagggggaggagggcgTGCTCCCCCTCCCCGTGCCCGTGCCCGCCGCCGTGGCCGGCGACGACAAGGTCCTGGCCGCGGCGCAGCACATCGTCAAGTCCCTCGCCACGTCCAAGAACGCAGCCGACGACATGATCCGCATCCTCTCCGGGTTCGACCACCGCCTCTCCTTCATCACCTCCGACCTCTTCCCGTCCCCGTCGCCCGGCCTCTCCGACGcggcaggcggcggcggagcggaggccgagagggaggaggagccgcccTCGCTGGCCGCCTTCGACGCCGCGGAGCAGCTCATCCACCTCTGGGACACCACCCCGGAGGTGCTCGTCTTCgaggcccccgaggacgacgcCGCGCACTACCTCGCAGCTGTCGACGTCGCCGTCGaccacctcgccgccggcgggctcgCCGTCTCGGGCCGCGCCGGTGTCGCGGTCCAGCTCGCCATGGCGCGGCTCGAGGACGAGCTCCGCCACCTCATGCTCCGCCACGCGGTGCCGCTCGACGCCAGCGGGCTCTACTGTTCGCTGCGCCGCCTCTCGCTGGGGTCCATGGATGACCTCGACACCTCCTCCGAGTTCGATCCCGCCACCCCGCACAGCCAGGAGGGCGCGCCGGACACTGCCCGCAGCGCCAGCCTGGCGGGGAATAACCCCTTCGACGACCAGGTGTTCGACCTGGTGCGGCCAGATGCTGTGGATGAGCTGCGCGCTATCGCCGACCGGATGGTGCGGGCAGGTTATGCAAGTGAACTCGTGCAGGTGTACTGCGCCATCCGGCGCGACCTGCTTGATGAGTGCCTCGTGGTTCTTGGCGTTGAGCGGCTCAGCATCGATGAGGTGCAGCGCATCGAGTGGAAGCATCTGAATGACAAGATGAAGAAGTGGGTGCATGGGGTCAAGACGGTTGTCAGGTGCCTGCTGACTGGTGAGCGTCGGCTCTGCGACCAGGTGCTTGCTGTGTCCAATGAGCTCCGGGATGAGTGCTTTGTTGAGTCCACCAAGGGTTGCATCATGcagatccgtaacttcggggaTGCTGTGGCTGTGTGCACTCGCTCGCCGGAGAAGCTTTCCCGAATTCTTGACATGTATGAGGCACTTGCTGAGGTGATCCCTGAACTGAAGGACCTGTTCTTTGGGAGTTATGGGGATGATGTTATCCATGATTTGGAGGGGGTTCTTGAAAGGCTTGGTGATGCAGTGAAGGGTACTCTTCTTGAGTTTGGGAAGGTCCTACAGCAGGAGTCATCACGGCGGCCGATGATGGCTGGTGAGATCCATCCAATGACACGTTATGTAATGAACTATCTCAGGTTGTTGGTTGTTTACAGTGACACACTTGACACACTTTTGGATGACAATGGTGCTGGAGATGTAGATCATAATTTTTTACATAATGGCACCGATGAGGATGGAGAGTATCTGAAGAGCTTGACTCCACTTGGACGCCGTTTGGTTAAGCTGATATCTTACTTGGAGGTCAATTTGGAGGAAAAATCTAAACTTTATGAGGATGGTGCGCTGCAGTGCATATTTTCCATGAATAATACACTCTATATTGTCCAAAAGGTGAAGGATTCTGAGCTTGGGAGGATTTTAGGTGATCACTGGATACGGAGACGCCGTGGGAAGATCCGGCAAAATTCGAAGAGCTACCTTCGGAATTCGTGGACCAAAGTTTTGTCTTATTTAAAGGATGATGGACATGGCAGCGGCAGTGGAAGTGGCAGTGGGAGCTCAAGCtctaaaatcaaggaaaaattTAAGAGCTTCAACTTGGCCTTTGATGAGATATACAGGAGTCAAACACTCTGGAAGGTACCAGATCCTCAGCTCAGAGAAGAGCTCAAGATATCTATATCTGAAAATGTGATCCCAGCATATCGTGCTTTTACGGGAAGATATGGTAGTCTAGTGGATAGTGGAAGGAATTTGGGAAAATACGTAAAGTACACCCCAGAGGACTTGGAGAATCATCTATCTGATCTATTCGAAGGGTCACTAGGGTCTGCCAATCATTCCAGGAGAAGGTCGTAATTCCTTTTGATGGTATTTTGCTACAGGTATGCCTTCGATACAAGGGACACCATATCGCTGAACTGCTGGAGTAAACACCTGTTGAATTGGTGCTTGTCCCCTTAGATGTTACAGTGCTATATACAGGAGGAGGATCATTTTGTTTCATGTACTATCTGTTTATGTGTACTAATAAATAATGTACATGTATCTTTCTCAGTGTATCCTTATCTTTGCGAATTTCATTATCCAAGGCTCCAAGCTCTGTTAATTGGAATTATTAGAGAGGCTGCTTATTGGAATAGATCAGCATGTTATATAAGTTTCAATGTTGGACTAACATATTTTAAAATTGGTATATTTAGACCCGAAATAGAAAGTAAGGGAATTTGAGATTGCAGGCTTCCTTTAGAAATTATTATTACGGATCGCAGGATTGACCATGATGTGCTAAATCTGTTTATTGTAATGTTAAAATAAGAACAAACATCAGTTGAATACCTTGGCTTAAATCTACttgcttttattttttatgctaAAGCCTAAAGATTGTGTACAGTCTTGTTAGATCCACAAATAAAGTTTAGTTTTAGTTGGACTGTAGATTATTGGCTTATTGCTATGCAGGAACGTTTATTGCTATGCAGGAATGGTGTTCTTTATGCAATAACAGtccatttattttttataaggtGCCCGCAGATTCCAAGATCCAAATTGTATAATTTCTTACTAACAATACAGTTTACTGACACAAAATGGTACCACTAGATTCATGTTTGAAAGTATTTTCATATGATCATGATTTCATAGTttctataaaatatatcataaaaGAAATGAGCGTTCAAAGTTCAATTTTGAAGATTGTGCTAAGTAAAATCACGCCTTGTAAAAATTAATGAACTATGGTTTTAGAAAATGAATATCATACATATCCATGAATGATTGGCTATCTCATTCATTTTACTCACAAAAATCATATAATATTTCCCAGTGTTTCTGGTCCCATGATCTTGCAAACTTGAGACAGGCTTGTTGGTGTTTCcatatctttttcttttgagcATCTCACAGAGTGCATTTGGACCATTCTTATCAAAATGAAAGTAGTTATTGTTGCTGCTGTTAGGACTTCTACTCTTGGCAATGCTTGACGTCTTAATTTTGGTGTCCTGTTCTACCTCATGCTTTGTTGGTGCTATTACATTGGACATATTCTCTTCTTATAAATGCATCATAAGTTAAGTGATGTTTAAGAAATAATGTACTTGTATTATTCACTGGGGTCTGAATATCTCTATTATCTTTGCTGGCAACTGGCATGTAAAAAACGAAAAGACAAAATCTACAGCATGTCATCCATTTGTTGTTTTTACTTTAAATGCAGTTAGCAGTTTACTTAAGTGGATAAATCATGAGAGATCTTTTTGGACTCCCATGGTATATAGAAAATTTTTGGACACATACATTGCTCTTATTAAATGGATGAACCATTTGTACAACCCATTTGTAGAAGTTCTTTACAACCAGTAGATCAAATGGCTAAAATCACTTGGGCGATCACTCATCTATTAATCAAAGGGGCAAAAACACCTTGTTGCAACGAGCTATACAAATAGGTTGTATGTGAAACATTTTCCTAAATGGATATCTCAATAGAATTTAGATGTGACTCTTAAAGGAGCACACTGTCTTTTATAAATGAATGAACTTCCAAAACAGGAAAATTATCATTATTAGTTATTTATATTAAGTGCATTTTAGATCTATGGCCATAATAGCCACCACcaaacagcagcagcaaaacCCCATCTTCTAATCTGGACAAGTTATGCAGGTAGTATTGTTTCTGTAGAAGTGGGGTTTGGTGGTAAGGTTGGATTTATATATAGCAAGATCCTCTTGCAGTAAAAGTAGCATATTTTCTTGCATTAATCTCCTGTGAGGTTAAGTTTCTGACTGTATTGGCCAAGTTGCTAAATCCTTATGTGCAGTAATATATTTGTATGCAACTCCTATCTTATTTAGCCTTTTGCAGACAAGATTCTAATGAAGTACTAAACTTACATACCTCCCCTCGTGTCTAAAGGGGCATGCACAACTTTAGGATGATTCTTGTTTTATGAGGTGCAAGGGCATTTCATGATTAAGACATTAAGCAGCTCCCATTTGATCTTCTAAGAATGCTTCCATCAACAACTTCATAGGTCCGTTAATTTTCACTCTTTGCTCTTGGCTATATATGGAATATGACTATCAGAAGCTGTTTGCCTCTGTTATAAAATTGGCTTGTTTTACTGTTGGCGCTAATCTTCTGTGTCAAAAGACGTAGACCATATATTCATATAGTTCGATTAATCCTAGTGTTCATTCTTAAGCATGTCTGACATCAACAAGTTCGccattttctgaaaaaaaaaaagctttaaTTCAACTAGAACTTGAGGTTGTGGTTGTGGGATGAAACCAAGTTCTTCAGTTTGCTGCATACTCGGCACGAATCCATTTACGGCTGAACTCAAGtgctgttctcttttctttgcaTTCTGTTCATTCAAGTTAGCCATATCTTTTGGTCAGTTGTATTTTATGCTAGAACTTGTTTTTGCAGTGTGATGTAGATAGAAAAAGTGTGAAGATGAGCTACCGACAATGTTAATGCTGTTACTGCAGGAGAACTCATCGCCAGTTGCTTCaaaaagaaggggaaaaaaaaaagaaaacttctCCAGTTCACTGGACAGCTCCAAAAGTTTCTTATGTAAGATGAGTTGAATGTAAATCAGCAAGTTAGTGCCCATCAGATCGTATCCTGTACGTACATGTCACTCTATAGTTACTTTTCTAGTTGTTTTCTTCAACATAATGGTGATTATCGACTTGTACCGGCCCCAGTAAGGACATTCTTGATTTAATTGATAGCTTCTTGTTTCTGACTTGCATATCACGTAAATACGCATCAAAGAAATAAGTTTGATTTTTTGCGAATAAATTTGATTATCTGTTCATACTAACAAGGTGCATCATGTCTCCTAGATAGGTAGAGATCTCTTGTGTTTGTCATTATGCATGAAGTCTCGAAAATTATCAACAGTGCAATTTTGATTCTTTCGATGATCAAAAGTGCACGTGTTAAATGTATAAGGTTTGTGGCATGATTATGCAATTTCACTCCTGGTTACTAAACAAATGTAGTATGAACCCGCTCcagggttcaatttatcgaCGTTAACCGGTCAAAATTCGTGATTACCAAGCTTATCGTTCCGGTTTGGTTTCAGAAACCggacggtaaccgaatttgaattaaaaatttttaaaaattaaaataaattctaaaaaattctaaaaaaactagagacaattctaagaccttctataaattgtttttttcaaaaataatgttgtttgcatcatattatatagggagtaagtttgaaaaaaataaaaaaagttgaaacatgcaattcagttattaactcatgttaagaaaaaatttaacatgaaaacacatatttttcttgtgtaggacgtatcttaagagaatttttaaaattgatttcacttaatttagagttttattaatttctctatgatttttacaaagttcgcaagcataaagtgaatatgttaagaaacaacattgtgattaactttttcatatctactattattattgttacataaaatatagtataaataaactaataaaagtggtttcactaattttagagatgTGATGGGTcggttatgaattaatctagtcgtcacatatttacataatcctgcatgttaattttttaaaagacataggatcatgtaagaagactaataaaattaatttcataatttttggattagcaaagagtaaactatacatttaacttggtttaacaaatatattttctcatagaaaattttcaactttttaatGAGTataatacttttatcatgtagatcatgtaaaaaaaaccaacaaaatttgtttcacttgatttgaagcttagataaattagttattgttTTACAAGAACGAGccaatttttagttttttttattgaactttaCAGAAAATTGCTCGATAAATCgataaaaccgaacggttaccgacaatacgaaaaattcgagaaaatcgctcggtaaccggtccgatTCGACCGTTTACCGAGAGGCGATTCTGATAAAATTTtgaccaaattttaaattttagcaaataaattttatacgaATTTTAGCTGAATTTCAAGTGGTTATCACAATAACTGCATATTTTCAGTTACCGATCGGACTCAGTAACCGAGCCTCAAACGATAAGTCAAACCTTGACCCCCTCCCAGTTGCGAACATCGATGAGATACTGAAGTATGAATGGCAATTAGTGGCAGTGCTTACTTGTCTTGGATAAAACTTGGATACTATACTGTCCACTGGCTGTCATAATGAATGTAGGTGATGTCATTTAGAATGGAGTGAATAGGtgtttctaaaaattaaaattttacagCGGATTACAGATTCTGGATACTCTAGAT
This genomic window from Phragmites australis chromosome 7, lpPhrAust1.1, whole genome shotgun sequence contains:
- the LOC133924077 gene encoding exocyst complex component EXO70B1-like, with protein sequence MSAPPSPPREGEEGVLPLPVPVPAAVAGDDKVLAAAQHIVKSLATSKNAADDMIRILSGFDHRLSFITSDLFPSPSPGLSDAAGGGGAEAEREEEPPSLAAFDAAEQLIHLWDTTPEVLVFEAPEDDAAHYLAAVDVAVDHLAAGGLAVSGRAGVAVQLAMARLEDELRHLMLRHAVPLDASGLYCSLRRLSLGSMDDLDTSSEFDPATPHSQEGAPDTARSASLAGNNPFDDQVFDLVRPDAVDELRAIADRMVRAGYASELVQVYCAIRRDLLDECLVVLGVERLSIDEVQRIEWKHLNDKMKKWVHGVKTVVRCLLTGERRLCDQVLAVSNELRDECFVESTKGCIMQIRNFGDAVAVCTRSPEKLSRILDMYEALAEVIPELKDLFFGSYGDDVIHDLEGVLERLGDAVKGTLLEFGKVLQQESSRRPMMAGEIHPMTRYVMNYLRLLVVYSDTLDTLLDDNGAGDVDHNFLHNGTDEDGEYLKSLTPLGRRLVKLISYLEVNLEEKSKLYEDGALQCIFSMNNTLYIVQKVKDSELGRILGDHWIRRRRGKIRQNSKSYLRNSWTKVLSYLKDDGHGSGSGSGSGSSSSKIKEKFKSFNLAFDEIYRSQTLWKVPDPQLREELKISISENVIPAYRAFTGRYGSLVDSGRNLGKYVKYTPEDLENHLSDLFEGSLGSANHSRRRS